One stretch of Nocardia fluminea DNA includes these proteins:
- the acs gene encoding acetate--CoA ligase has product MTSYPPAPEFAAQANADAALYERARADRDGFWAEQANRLHWHKPFTEVLDWTDAPVARWFGDGELNVAYNCLDRHVIDGHGDQVAIHWEGEPGDSRAITYAELLDEVCRAANTFTALGLVPGDRVAIYMPMVPEAIVTMLACARLGLTHSVVFAGFSPTALRQRVDDAEARLIVTTDGQWRRGKPAALKYAVDEALGSDPSSVEHVLVVRRVGLDVPWTEVRDLWWDETVAAASPSHEAQPFPAEHPLFILYTSGTTGKPKGILHTTGGYLTQTAYTHHNVFDHKPGHDIYWCTADIGWVTGHSYIVYGPLANRATQVVYEGTPNSPDEHRHFQIIEKYGVTIYYTAPTLIRTFMKWGRDIPDAHDLSTLRLLGSVGEPINPEAWRWYREVFGANNTPIVDTWWQTETGAIMIAPLPGVTAAKPGAAMGPLPGISAQVVDDDGTPVGSDESGLLVLDQPWPSMLRGIWNDMDRYRETYWQRFASEGWYFAGDGAKLDADGDLWILGRVDDVMNVSGHRISTAEVESALVGHPAVAEAAVVGASDETTGQGIVAFVILTGSAAAADALVSELKAAVSLEISPIARPREIHIVPELPKTRSGKIMRRLLRDVAEGRELGDTSTLVDPTVFEAIATA; this is encoded by the coding sequence GTGACCAGTTACCCGCCCGCCCCGGAGTTCGCCGCGCAGGCCAATGCCGATGCCGCACTGTACGAGCGGGCGCGCGCCGATCGTGACGGTTTCTGGGCCGAACAGGCCAACCGGTTGCACTGGCACAAGCCCTTCACCGAAGTACTCGACTGGACCGACGCGCCGGTCGCGCGCTGGTTCGGCGACGGCGAGCTCAATGTCGCCTACAACTGCCTCGACCGCCACGTCATCGACGGGCACGGCGACCAGGTCGCCATCCACTGGGAAGGCGAACCCGGCGACTCCCGCGCGATCACCTACGCGGAGCTGCTCGATGAAGTGTGCAGGGCGGCGAACACTTTCACCGCGCTGGGACTGGTGCCCGGCGATCGGGTCGCGATCTACATGCCGATGGTGCCCGAAGCCATCGTGACGATGCTGGCCTGCGCGCGACTCGGACTCACCCACTCGGTGGTCTTCGCGGGATTCTCCCCCACGGCGCTGCGTCAGCGCGTCGACGACGCCGAGGCCCGGTTGATCGTGACCACCGACGGCCAGTGGCGGCGCGGTAAGCCCGCCGCGCTGAAGTACGCCGTCGACGAGGCGCTGGGTTCGGATCCGTCGAGCGTCGAGCATGTGCTGGTGGTGCGCCGGGTCGGCCTGGACGTGCCGTGGACCGAGGTGCGTGATCTGTGGTGGGACGAAACCGTCGCCGCCGCTTCGCCTTCCCACGAAGCCCAGCCCTTCCCCGCCGAACACCCACTGTTCATCCTCTACACCTCCGGCACCACCGGAAAACCCAAAGGCATCCTCCACACCACCGGCGGCTACCTCACCCAAACCGCCTACACCCACCACAACGTCTTCGACCACAAACCCGGACACGACATCTACTGGTGCACCGCCGACATCGGCTGGGTCACCGGACACAGCTACATCGTCTACGGACCCCTCGCCAACCGCGCCACCCAAGTCGTCTACGAAGGCACCCCCAACTCCCCCGACGAACACCGCCACTTCCAGATCATCGAGAAATACGGCGTCACCATCTACTACACCGCACCCACCCTCATCCGCACGTTCATGAAATGGGGCCGCGACATCCCCGACGCCCACGACCTGAGCACCCTGCGACTGCTCGGCTCCGTCGGCGAACCCATCAACCCCGAAGCCTGGCGCTGGTACCGAGAAGTATTCGGCGCGAACAACACACCGATCGTCGACACCTGGTGGCAAACCGAAACCGGCGCCATCATGATCGCACCACTGCCCGGCGTCACCGCGGCCAAACCGGGCGCGGCGATGGGTCCCCTGCCGGGAATTTCCGCCCAGGTCGTCGACGACGACGGTACGCCGGTGGGATCCGATGAATCCGGGCTGCTCGTGCTGGATCAGCCGTGGCCGTCGATGCTGCGCGGCATCTGGAACGACATGGACCGCTACCGCGAAACCTATTGGCAGCGTTTCGCTTCCGAGGGCTGGTATTTCGCCGGGGACGGCGCCAAGCTCGACGCCGACGGCGATCTGTGGATCCTGGGACGCGTCGACGATGTCATGAATGTGTCGGGTCACCGTATCTCCACCGCCGAAGTGGAGTCAGCGCTCGTCGGGCATCCAGCCGTCGCCGAGGCCGCGGTGGTCGGTGCGTCCGACGAGACCACCGGCCAGGGCATCGTCGCCTTCGTCATCCTCACCGGGTCGGCGGCCGCGGCCGACGCGCTCGTGTCGGAACTCAAGGCGGCGGTGTCGCTGGAGATCAGCCCGATCGCCCGGCCGCGCGAGATCCACATCGTGCCCGAGCTGCCCAAGACCCGCAGCGGCAAGATCATGCGCAGGCTGCTGCGCGATGTCGCCGAAGGACGCGAACTCGGCGACACCTCGACACTGGTCGATCCGACGGTGTTCGAGGCGATAGCCACCGCGTGA
- a CDS encoding LON peptidase substrate-binding domain-containing protein, which produces MEIPVFPLGAVLLPGESLSLQIFEPRYVALVEDCTDGRREPEFGVVLIARGHEVGGGEVRTEVGTVARITEVIELPGSRYRLRCKGTDRIRIEKWLDDAPYPQAVAEPWPDDPGADDSALLAGLRERAERLHSLTAQFARRNGIRRPPPSASLDELSEDPTIRSYELATRLPIGPTDRQSALSAPDPHSRLTALSTAVDDAIAMMEFRLL; this is translated from the coding sequence GTGGAGATACCAGTGTTCCCGCTCGGTGCGGTGTTACTACCCGGCGAATCGTTGTCGTTGCAGATCTTCGAGCCGCGATACGTGGCACTGGTCGAGGACTGCACGGACGGGCGGCGGGAGCCGGAATTCGGTGTCGTGCTGATCGCTCGCGGACACGAAGTGGGCGGTGGTGAGGTGCGCACGGAGGTCGGCACCGTCGCCAGGATCACCGAGGTCATCGAACTGCCGGGTTCACGATATCGGTTGCGCTGCAAGGGAACCGACCGCATTCGCATCGAGAAGTGGCTCGACGACGCCCCGTATCCCCAGGCAGTAGCCGAGCCTTGGCCCGACGATCCCGGCGCCGACGACAGCGCGCTGCTGGCGGGTCTGCGGGAACGGGCGGAGCGGCTGCACAGCCTGACGGCACAGTTCGCGCGCCGCAACGGCATTCGCCGTCCACCGCCGTCGGCATCGCTGGACGAGTTGTCCGAGGATCCGACGATCCGCTCCTACGAGCTCGCCACTCGACTGCCGATCGGCCCGACCGACCGCCAGTCGGCTCTGTCCGCGCCGGACCCCCACAGTCGGCTCACCGCTCTCTCCACCGCCGTCGACGACGCGATCGCGATGATGGAGTTCCGCCTGCTGTGA
- a CDS encoding VOC family protein, protein MSDVSPFPEGYPRICPGLACAGAAAAIDFYTAIFGATVRMKMDGPGGSVVHSELLVGDSVLMVGDPVPEIGFVDPKAVGGSPVNLMVYVEDADAAFAAALTSGATAITPMTDQFYGDRSGSFEDPWGHRWTVATHIEDVSPEEMERRMSEMMNAG, encoded by the coding sequence ATGTCTGATGTTTCCCCCTTTCCCGAAGGCTATCCGCGGATCTGTCCCGGGCTGGCGTGCGCGGGAGCTGCCGCCGCCATCGACTTCTACACCGCGATCTTCGGCGCGACCGTGCGCATGAAGATGGACGGCCCCGGCGGCTCCGTCGTCCACAGTGAACTGCTGGTGGGCGACTCGGTACTGATGGTCGGTGACCCCGTTCCCGAGATCGGGTTCGTCGACCCGAAGGCCGTGGGCGGTTCCCCGGTGAACCTGATGGTCTACGTCGAGGACGCGGACGCCGCCTTCGCCGCGGCGCTCACCTCGGGCGCCACCGCGATCACGCCCATGACCGACCAGTTCTACGGCGACCGCAGCGGCTCCTTCGAGGACCCGTGGGGCCACCGCTGGACCGTGGCCACCCACATCGAAGACGTCTCGCCGGAAGAGATGGAACGGCGCATGTCCGAAATGATGAACGCGGGCTGA
- a CDS encoding solute symporter family protein yields MNVTLAASSTVGNPIANIAIFLLFVAVTMVVVIRASRNNASAADYFTGGRGFSGPQNGIAIAGDYLSAASFLGIAGAIAVYGYDGFLYSIGFLVAWLVALLLVAEMLRNTGKFTMADVLSFRLKEGPVRTAAALTTLTVSLFYLLAQMAGAGGLVALLLDISSRAGQSVVIAAVGVLMIVYVLVGGMKGTTWVQIIKAVLLIAGAALMTVMVLAKFGFNFSDILGAAQESVSESTSKAVAARDVLAPGAQYGGSEMSKLNFLSLGLALVLGTAGLPHVLMRFYTVPTAKEARRSVVWAIALIGAFYLFTLVLGYGAAAIVGPDRILAAAGGQNSAAPLLAFELGGVILLGVISAVAFATILAVVAGLTITASASFAHDIYASVLKKGNVDEVKQVRVSRITAVVIGVLAIGLGILANGQNIAFLVALAFAVAAAANLPTILYSLFWKRFNTTGALWSMYGGLISTIVLIVFSPAVSGSKTAMIKGADFDYFPLSNPGIVSIPLAFALGILGTYLGGRDEQVKAAEMEVRSLTGVGAEKAISH; encoded by the coding sequence ATGAACGTCACCCTTGCCGCGTCGTCGACGGTGGGCAACCCCATCGCCAATATCGCCATCTTCCTGCTGTTCGTCGCGGTCACCATGGTCGTGGTGATCCGGGCCAGCCGCAACAACGCCAGTGCCGCGGACTATTTCACCGGTGGACGCGGGTTCTCCGGCCCGCAGAACGGCATCGCCATCGCCGGTGACTACCTGTCGGCGGCGAGTTTCCTCGGCATCGCGGGCGCGATCGCCGTCTACGGCTACGACGGGTTCCTGTATTCGATCGGGTTCCTCGTCGCCTGGCTCGTCGCGCTGCTGCTGGTGGCCGAGATGCTGCGCAACACCGGCAAGTTCACCATGGCCGATGTGCTCAGCTTCCGGCTGAAGGAAGGCCCGGTGCGCACCGCGGCCGCGCTGACCACCCTCACCGTCTCGCTGTTCTATCTGCTCGCGCAGATGGCGGGCGCCGGTGGCCTGGTCGCGCTGCTGCTCGACATCTCCAGTCGCGCGGGCCAATCCGTCGTGATCGCGGCCGTCGGCGTGCTGATGATCGTGTACGTGCTGGTCGGCGGCATGAAGGGCACCACCTGGGTGCAGATCATCAAGGCGGTGCTGCTGATCGCGGGCGCCGCGCTGATGACGGTGATGGTGCTGGCCAAGTTCGGCTTCAACTTCTCCGACATCCTCGGTGCCGCGCAGGAATCGGTGAGCGAGTCCACCAGCAAGGCGGTCGCCGCCCGCGACGTGCTCGCACCCGGTGCGCAATACGGCGGCAGCGAGATGTCGAAACTGAACTTCCTGTCGCTGGGCCTGGCCCTGGTGCTCGGCACCGCCGGCCTGCCGCACGTGCTGATGCGCTTCTACACGGTCCCGACCGCGAAAGAGGCTCGGCGCTCGGTGGTCTGGGCGATCGCCCTGATCGGCGCCTTCTACCTGTTCACCCTGGTGCTCGGCTACGGCGCGGCGGCCATCGTCGGCCCGGACAGGATTCTCGCCGCCGCGGGTGGCCAGAACTCGGCGGCACCGCTGCTGGCGTTCGAACTCGGCGGGGTGATTTTGCTCGGGGTGATCTCGGCGGTCGCGTTCGCGACGATCCTCGCGGTCGTGGCGGGTCTCACCATCACCGCGTCGGCCTCGTTCGCCCACGACATCTACGCCAGCGTGCTCAAGAAGGGCAACGTCGACGAGGTCAAGCAGGTGCGGGTCTCGCGGATCACCGCGGTGGTGATCGGTGTGCTCGCGATCGGTCTCGGCATCCTCGCCAACGGCCAGAACATCGCGTTCCTGGTGGCGCTGGCGTTCGCGGTGGCGGCGGCGGCGAACCTGCCGACGATCCTGTACTCGCTGTTCTGGAAGCGATTCAACACCACCGGCGCGCTGTGGTCGATGTACGGCGGCCTGATCTCGACCATCGTGCTCATCGTGTTCTCGCCCGCGGTGTCGGGCAGCAAGACCGCGATGATCAAGGGTGCCGACTTCGACTACTTCCCACTGTCCAACCCGGGCATCGTGTCCATTCCGCTGGCGTTCGCGCTCGGCATCCTCGGCACCTATCTGGGTGGCCGTGACGAGCAGGTCAAGGCCGCGGAGATGGAAGTCCGGTCGCTGACCGGCGTCGGTGCGGAGAAGGCGATCTCGCACTGA
- a CDS encoding QcrA and Rieske domain-containing protein, with protein MTLNDFSLNRRTVVVGAGVLAAAATLTACGSGDDTESAAAASPDPGAPAGALTKAADVPVGGGVIVGDTVVTQPTAGTFVGLSSTCTHAGCKVATVARGTINCPCHGSRFELDGAVRGGPATAPLSAKPVRVEGDSIVPA; from the coding sequence ATGACCCTCAACGATTTCTCGCTGAACCGTCGCACCGTCGTGGTGGGGGCCGGTGTCCTGGCCGCCGCGGCGACGTTGACCGCGTGCGGTAGCGGCGACGACACCGAGTCGGCAGCTGCCGCTTCCCCCGATCCGGGAGCGCCCGCGGGTGCGCTGACCAAAGCGGCGGACGTTCCGGTGGGCGGTGGGGTGATCGTGGGCGACACCGTGGTCACCCAGCCGACCGCGGGCACTTTCGTCGGGCTGTCCTCGACCTGCACGCACGCGGGATGCAAGGTGGCCACCGTGGCCAGAGGCACGATCAACTGCCCCTGTCACGGCAGCCGGTTCGAGCTCGACGGTGCGGTGCGCGGCGGTCCCGCGACCGCGCCGCTGTCCGCCAAACCTGTTCGCGTCGAGGGGGACTCGATCGTTCCCGCCTGA
- a CDS encoding NAD(P)-dependent alcohol dehydrogenase, with amino-acid sequence MRAIVQRVYGSSAMLATAEVARPRAEAGQVLVRVHAASVNARDWHLMRGDPKIARWMDRSVFGRRGPANPVQGGDFAGTVEEVGDGVTDLAVGDDVFGEAVSGAFAEFVAVPRGLLDRKPANLSFAEAAAVPLAANTALTCLRHVGDGERVLIIGASGGVGTFAVQIARARGARVSAVCSTRNVEAARSLGAEQVFDYTREPVTGRYDTVLDLAGTRTLRELLRLVEPTGTLVLSGGGNFDGGSWFGPVGLLARGQLARPFVKPAVRGPMAEQTPQSLTELRELIESGLLRPAIDRTYPLAETPAAIEYMETEHARAKIVITVASPDEQ; translated from the coding sequence GTGAGGGCGATTGTGCAGCGGGTATACGGGTCATCGGCGATGTTGGCGACGGCGGAGGTCGCGCGGCCGCGGGCGGAAGCGGGACAGGTGCTGGTTCGGGTGCACGCCGCGTCGGTGAATGCGCGGGATTGGCATCTGATGCGGGGAGATCCGAAGATCGCGCGATGGATGGATCGGTCGGTCTTCGGCCGCCGGGGACCGGCGAACCCGGTGCAGGGCGGCGACTTCGCGGGGACGGTCGAGGAAGTGGGGGACGGTGTCACCGATCTGGCGGTGGGTGACGACGTCTTCGGGGAAGCGGTCAGCGGGGCGTTCGCTGAGTTCGTCGCAGTGCCCAGAGGTTTGCTCGACCGGAAACCGGCGAACCTGAGTTTCGCGGAGGCCGCGGCGGTGCCGTTGGCCGCCAATACCGCCCTGACCTGCCTGCGACATGTCGGCGACGGCGAGCGGGTGCTGATCATCGGCGCGTCCGGCGGGGTCGGGACCTTCGCGGTCCAGATCGCCCGAGCGCGGGGTGCCCGGGTCAGCGCGGTGTGCAGTACCCGCAATGTCGAGGCGGCGCGCTCGCTCGGCGCGGAACAGGTCTTCGACTACACCCGCGAGCCGGTCACCGGCCGCTATGACACCGTTCTCGACCTGGCCGGAACGCGGACGCTGCGCGAACTGCTCCGGCTCGTCGAACCCACCGGCACCCTGGTTCTGTCCGGTGGCGGCAACTTCGACGGCGGCAGCTGGTTCGGCCCGGTCGGTCTGCTCGCCCGGGGTCAGCTGGCTCGGCCGTTCGTGAAACCGGCCGTTCGTGGTCCGATGGCGGAGCAGACGCCCCAGTCGCTGACGGAGCTGCGCGAACTGATCGAGTCGGGTCTGCTCCGCCCGGCCATCGACCGAACCTATCCGCTGGCCGAAACACCGGCCGCCATCGAGTACATGGAGACCGAACACGCGCGGGCCAAGATCGTGATCACCGTCGCGTCACCGGACGAACAGTAG